In the genome of Asterias amurensis chromosome 16, ASM3211899v1, one region contains:
- the LOC139948716 gene encoding serine/threonine-protein kinase OSR1-like → MAEGGATEVEASVGHASPPLPAVSGPWPNTKDSYVLGDLLGHGATAFVQKALCTPRNEQCAIKRINLEKCDTTMEELAKEIQSMGQCKHENIVSYYTSFVAKEELWLVMKLLAAGSVLDIMKHAMKKSPTKTCHLDEVVIATILKETLKGLEYLHENGQIHRDVKAGNILLGDNGMVQLADFGVSSWIATGGDMSRDKVRNTFVGTPCWMAPEVMEQVRGYKFNADIWSFGITAIELASGTPPYAKYPPMKVLMMTLQNDPPSLEMAFNNKDDVKKYSKEFRKMISKCLQKDPDKRPSASELLKSPFFKKARDNHYLKEKLLDQAPTLDDRGQKVTRVPGSSGRLHPTEDGWEWSDDELDENSDEGRRASVGRSPRIAMDMKMQLQKEKAHNLPVSKEEAKKPEIVNSNVLAQPPASPSAATTEGDLEPGPTLHMVLRLRNAQQELNDIRFDYTKNKDNADNLARELVSAGLVDGRDLVIVAANLQKTVDNPEHKNATFKLNSGDSPGDEEHLIGFAKLSIS, encoded by the exons ATGGCGGAAGGCGGTGCTACCGAAGTTGAAGCCAGCGTTGGGCATGCCTCGCCTCCTTTACCGGCAGTGTCTGGTCCATGGCCGAATACTAAAGATTCCTACGTTCTTGGAGATCTTTTGG GACATGGAGCGACGGCGTTTGTACAGAAAGCTCTGTGTACGCCTCGTAACGAGCAATGTGCCATCAAGAGAATTAATCTGGAGAAATGTGACACTACCATGGAAGAGTTGGCT AAAGAAATCCAGTCTATGGGTCAGTGTAAACATGAGAACATTGTGAGTTACTACACTTCATTTGTGGCTAAGGAAGAACTATGGTTGGTCATGAAGCTACTAGCTGCAG GATCTGTGTTAGACATCATGAAGCACGCTATGAAGAAATCCCCCACTAAAACTTGCCATTTGGATGAAGTCGTGATTGCCACGATCTTAAAGGAAACTCTTAAAGGTCTTGAATATCTGCATGAAAATGGACAAATACACAG GGATGTGAAAGCTGGTAATATCTTACTAGGAGATAATGGTATGGTACAATTGGCTGATttcggagtcagttcttggattgCTACTGGTGGGGACATGTCTAGAGATAAAGTACGGAATACTTTTGTTGGAACACCATGCTGGATGGCTCCAGAAGTTATGGAACAG GTCAGAGGTTATAAATTCAATGCTGATATCTGGAGCTTTGGAATTACCGCGATTGAGCTGGCGTCTGGTACCCCACCTTATGCTAAATATCCACCTATGAAG GTTCTGATGATGACTCTTCAGAATGACCCACCTTCTCTAGAGATGGCATTTAACAACAAAGATGACGTCAAGAAATATAGCAAAGAGTTTCGCAAAATGATCTCCAAATGTTTACAGAAAGACCCAGACAAAAG ACCATCAGCAAGTGAGCTTCTTAAGAGTCCATTCTTCAAGAAAGCTCGAGACAATCATTATCTGAAAGAGAAACTCTTAGATCAAGCACCAACGCTAGATGACCGTGGACAAAAG GTGACTCGTGTACCAGGGTCCAGTGGTCGTCTTCATCCTACAGAGGATGGATGGGAATGGTCCGATGATGAACTAGATGAGAATTCTGATGAGGGACGGAGAGCTAGCGTTGGACGCTCTCCTCGGATTGCTATGGATATGAAGATGCAGCTGCAGAAAGAAAAAGCACATAATTTGCCG GTTTCAAAAGAAGAAGCAAAGAAACCTGAGATTGTGAATTCCAACGTGTTAGCTCAGCCACCAGCTTCACCGTCAGCAGCTACTACTGAAGGGGATCTGGAACCAGGACCTACACTTCATATGGTACTCAGGTTAAG gaaTGCTCAACAGGAACTGAATGATATTCGCTTTGATTACACTAAAAATAAAGACAATGCCGACAATCTCGCTCGTGAGTTAGTTTCAGCTGGTCTTGTTGATGGTCGAGATCTTGTTATTG TTGCTGCAAATCTTCAAAAGACGGTAGATAACCCAGAGCATAAAAACGCCACGTTTAAATTG AATTCTGGTGATAGTCCAGGGGATGAGGAGCATCTTATAGGTTTCGCCAAGTTGTCAATCAGTTAA